A part of Paenibacillus donghaensis genomic DNA contains:
- a CDS encoding cysteine protease StiP family protein — MNKLNNEALMNISITPPVPLGSYPAEDVTFLLKDLSNVSLERATAEREEAIQSGVHYSEMLPVEYQPTEQYIDLFHETLGQSAEKVALAVAVVSELIVAKRGLEKVVLVSLARAGTPIGVLIKRYISYKYAVDLPHYSISIIRGKGIDVNAVIYMLQQHGLDADLQFIDGWTGKGAIRQVLIEACESFNNKYGIRLNDDLAVLADPGYCSGTFGTREDYLIPSACLNSTVSGLMSRTVLRDDLIGPDDFHGAKFYQEWLDTDVSNVFIDAVCAYFDTAAEDGQPAAEVMLQAPPEITWAGLRDIKSIQEQFGIDNINLVKPGVGETTRVLLRRVPWKILVDTMDNPNLRHILLLAEDRGVPVEVFPGLTYSCCGIIKPLKGETE; from the coding sequence ATGAACAAGCTTAATAATGAGGCATTGATGAATATAAGCATTACTCCGCCAGTCCCGCTGGGCAGCTACCCGGCTGAGGATGTAACCTTCCTGCTGAAGGATCTCAGCAATGTGTCCTTGGAGCGGGCGACGGCGGAACGGGAAGAGGCTATCCAATCCGGTGTGCATTATTCGGAGATGCTTCCTGTGGAGTATCAGCCGACAGAGCAATATATTGACTTATTCCACGAAACGCTTGGGCAGTCTGCGGAGAAGGTGGCACTGGCAGTTGCGGTTGTTTCCGAACTGATCGTTGCCAAGCGGGGTCTGGAGAAGGTGGTGCTGGTCTCGCTGGCGCGTGCCGGTACACCGATTGGCGTGCTGATCAAACGTTATATCAGCTATAAATATGCAGTAGATCTGCCGCATTACAGCATCTCAATTATCCGGGGCAAGGGGATCGACGTTAACGCCGTCATCTACATGCTGCAGCAGCATGGGCTGGATGCCGACCTGCAGTTTATTGACGGCTGGACTGGCAAGGGTGCGATCCGCCAGGTGCTAATTGAAGCCTGTGAGAGCTTCAACAACAAATATGGCATCCGGCTGAATGACGATCTGGCTGTTCTGGCTGATCCGGGCTACTGCTCCGGTACATTCGGAACCCGGGAGGATTATCTGATCCCCAGCGCCTGTCTGAATTCGACAGTATCCGGCTTGATGAGCCGGACAGTACTGCGGGACGATCTGATCGGACCGGACGACTTCCATGGGGCCAAGTTCTATCAGGAGTGGCTGGATACGGATGTATCCAATGTGTTCATTGATGCGGTCTGTGCTTATTTCGATACGGCAGCCGAAGATGGGCAGCCTGCAGCTGAGGTGATGCTGCAAGCGCCACCTGAGATTACTTGGGCAGGCCTGCGCGATATCAAGAGCATTCAGGAGCAGTTCGGCATCGACAACATTAATCTGGTCAAGCCTGGCGTCGGAGAGACCACACGTGTGCTGCTGCGCCGAGTACCATGGAAAATTCTTGTCGATACTATGGATAATCCCAATCTGCGCCATATTCTGCTGTTGGCCGAGGATCGGGGGGTACCGGTGGAGGTATTCCCGGGACTGACGTACTCCTGCTGCGGGATCATTAAGCCGCTGAAAGGGGAGACGGAATGA
- a CDS encoding HAD family hydrolase → MIYASDLDRTLIYSRSAIGVPENSPGLIPAEIIDGVTVSYISQQALEQLQELVAASLVFMPVTTRTIQQYKRINLFQETIIPDYAITSNGGNILIGGVVDQEWRSAVGSLVASGSAPAAEIVELVRSVVREEWLISERYCDELFYTFVVYRDLLPMDEITHMADRLATLGWKVSLQGRKLYVVPVAVNKSDAILHVRRTVRSEPMVASGDSLLDKSLLASADYAIAPCHGEIFAEQQSGLVKSSYPFTKQSGVFAGDEILQYVRMIYNNLTVLGVGPQ, encoded by the coding sequence ATGATCTATGCCAGTGACCTTGACCGTACACTGATCTATTCACGCAGTGCCATCGGGGTTCCCGAGAATTCCCCTGGTCTTATACCGGCTGAGATCATTGATGGTGTTACTGTATCCTATATCTCGCAGCAGGCCCTGGAGCAGCTGCAGGAGCTTGTCGCGGCCAGTCTGGTGTTTATGCCGGTAACGACCCGTACCATCCAGCAATACAAGCGGATCAATCTGTTTCAGGAGACAATTATTCCTGATTATGCGATTACCAGCAATGGAGGCAACATTCTGATTGGCGGTGTGGTGGACCAGGAATGGAGGTCGGCAGTTGGCAGCTTGGTAGCAAGCGGCTCTGCCCCGGCAGCGGAGATTGTGGAGCTGGTAAGGTCTGTGGTTCGGGAGGAATGGCTGATCAGCGAGCGGTATTGCGACGAATTATTTTATACATTTGTGGTCTACCGTGATCTTCTGCCGATGGATGAGATAACCCACATGGCCGACAGGCTGGCCACTCTGGGCTGGAAGGTGTCGCTGCAGGGTCGCAAGCTCTACGTCGTGCCGGTGGCTGTCAACAAGAGCGATGCCATTCTTCATGTGCGCCGGACGGTCCGCTCAGAGCCAATGGTGGCCTCAGGCGATTCTCTGCTCGACAAAAGCCTGCTGGCCAGTGCCGACTATGCTATCGCACCCTGTCATGGAGAAATATTTGCCGAACAGCAGAGTGGTTTAGTAAAATCAAGTTATCCCTTCACGAAACAGTCGGGGGTATTTGCCGGGGATGAGATTCTGCAGTATGTACGCATGATTTATAATAACTTAACCGTGCTGGGAGTTGGGCCACAATGA
- a CDS encoding ATP-grasp domain-containing protein, with the protein MKKVNIYFNRWFSVAFHYMNLIRNNEDGIPFQIFATHPDIRHMSLQGADVAETEPALQGIEYVQFCVEFCRAHEIDIFIPRLHMLDIALHAQLFDEIETKVLVCRDLDLLETIMDKGKFYESVSSKGLMTIPDYHVVSNVQQFRAAYEDLVARGHRVCFKPTETEGGLGFRIIDNARSPLEELFGHVTPLISFEEASRILGSTESFPDLMVMELLEGYEYSIDCLADEQGKLLAVVPRRKAGGRLRLMEHIPELEKIAASVAEAYRIPFNYNIQMKYSGSIPKLLEINPRMSGGLHISCLSGINFPYLAVKSALGGEVQPAAFVHDVLASHVEQPLIMRIDGQSVVSDPVN; encoded by the coding sequence ATGAAAAAGGTCAACATTTATTTCAATCGCTGGTTTTCCGTGGCTTTTCATTATATGAATCTCATCCGCAACAATGAGGACGGCATTCCGTTTCAGATTTTTGCCACCCATCCCGATATTCGCCATATGTCGCTCCAAGGGGCCGATGTGGCTGAGACCGAACCTGCGCTGCAGGGGATCGAATATGTTCAGTTCTGTGTGGAGTTCTGCCGCGCCCATGAAATTGATATCTTCATCCCCCGGCTGCATATGCTGGATATTGCGCTGCATGCGCAGCTGTTTGATGAGATAGAAACGAAGGTGCTGGTCTGCCGAGATTTGGATCTGCTGGAGACGATTATGGACAAGGGGAAATTCTATGAAAGCGTAAGCAGCAAAGGCCTTATGACTATTCCCGATTATCATGTGGTCAGCAACGTACAGCAGTTCAGAGCAGCCTATGAAGATCTGGTTGCCAGAGGGCACCGTGTCTGCTTCAAACCAACCGAAACCGAAGGTGGTCTTGGCTTCCGCATTATTGACAACGCCCGCAGTCCGCTGGAGGAATTGTTCGGGCATGTCACGCCGCTCATCTCATTCGAAGAGGCTAGCCGGATTCTGGGGAGCACGGAGAGCTTCCCCGACCTGATGGTGATGGAACTGCTCGAAGGGTATGAATACAGCATAGATTGTCTGGCGGACGAGCAGGGCAAGCTGTTGGCTGTAGTGCCCAGGCGTAAGGCAGGAGGCAGGCTGCGGCTGATGGAGCATATCCCCGAGCTGGAGAAGATTGCCGCCAGTGTGGCGGAGGCCTACCGGATTCCTTTTAATTACAACATTCAGATGAAATATAGCGGCAGTATTCCCAAGCTGTTGGAGATTAACCCACGAATGTCAGGCGGGTTGCATATCTCTTGTCTGTCGGGCATCAACTTTCCCTATTTGGCTGTCAAAAGCGCGCTCGGCGGTGAAGTGCAGCCGGCTGCGTTCGTCCATGATGTCTTGGCCAGTCATGTGGAACAGCCCTTGATTATGAGAATAGACGGGCAGTCCGTGGTCTCGGACCCCGTGAATTGA
- a CDS encoding toxic anion resistance protein, giving the protein MSTQLIQLKKEDEQKVIQEASQLIEQVAKTDTVTLDSLMDDIGKLGVKTQEKAGQTLKLLDRPVNDLMSGKRVEVPNMIMKLRNECETLQQSKNVSLFGKIMRKSPLKNYVYKYQSVRTNIDAIITGLRDGRDTLEESIVNMRQLKRTSMEEIYNLQTKIAFGNKLKELFEVEIAKPENEFRKAHLERGLRKVMVRIQSMTEMILLYNQAIAATDIINDNNDKLIDSVNNAIDKTSNLITVSAMIAMSLADQENVISAVEATNKTIEDQFKENARLLRTTTEKTTELLAKPSMSLESVNQAIGDLLSALDTSEQSNRRIIESCQDYTSKMTTINTQLSNRLGLNEAEQQPALKQGSDSGLSSFLN; this is encoded by the coding sequence ATGTCCACTCAGTTGATCCAACTTAAGAAGGAAGACGAGCAGAAGGTAATTCAGGAGGCCTCCCAGCTGATCGAGCAGGTGGCCAAGACCGATACGGTCACTCTGGATTCGTTGATGGATGATATAGGCAAGCTTGGGGTCAAGACGCAAGAGAAAGCCGGTCAGACCCTGAAGCTGCTGGATCGTCCTGTCAATGACCTGATGTCAGGCAAGCGGGTCGAAGTGCCCAATATGATTATGAAGCTGCGCAATGAATGCGAGACGCTGCAGCAGAGCAAGAATGTCAGCTTGTTCGGCAAAATCATGCGCAAGAGCCCGTTGAAGAATTACGTCTACAAATATCAGTCGGTTAGGACGAATATTGACGCGATTATTACCGGCCTGCGCGATGGCAGGGATACGCTGGAGGAGAGCATCGTCAACATGCGCCAGCTGAAGCGCACCTCGATGGAGGAAATTTACAATCTCCAGACCAAAATTGCCTTCGGCAACAAGCTGAAGGAACTGTTCGAGGTGGAGATCGCCAAGCCGGAGAATGAATTCCGCAAAGCGCATCTGGAACGCGGCCTGCGCAAGGTAATGGTACGGATTCAGTCCATGACCGAGATGATTCTGCTCTATAATCAGGCGATTGCCGCTACGGATATCATCAACGACAACAATGACAAGCTGATTGATTCCGTCAATAATGCGATTGACAAAACCTCCAATCTTATCACCGTATCAGCGATGATTGCGATGTCGCTGGCCGATCAGGAGAATGTCATTTCCGCCGTGGAAGCAACCAACAAGACGATTGAAGACCAGTTCAAGGAGAACGCACGTCTGCTCCGCACCACTACGGAGAAGACTACCGAGCTGCTGGCCAAACCGTCCATGTCGCTGGAGTCGGTCAACCAGGCCATTGGTGATCTGCTGAGCGCGCTCGACACCTCGGAGCAGTCCAACCGTCGTATTATCGAGAGCTGCCAGGACTACACCTCCAAGATGACCACGATCAACACCCAACTAAGC